From the Solanum lycopersicum chromosome 10, SLM_r2.1 genome, one window contains:
- the LOC101257813 gene encoding (S)-8-oxocitronellyl enol synthase ISY1-like, with the protein MSWWWSGAIGAAKKIFDEDENFQSVALIIGVTGIVGNSLAAILPCADTPGGPWKVYGVARRPRPPWNVNDPIEYIQCDISNREETQSRLTLLTDITHVFYVTWANRPTEVENCEINGKMLQNVLDAIIPNCPNLCHICLQTGLKHYHGSFELFGKIAHDTPYHEGLPRLPVPNFYYTLEDILFEEVKKKEGLTWSIHRPGLIFGFSPYSMMNIIGTLCVYAAICKHEGLPLRFPGSKCGWDGYSICSDADLIAEQHIWASVDPNAKNEAFNISNGDVFHWKHLWKVLGKEFEVEIEEFDENKRWRLEEMMKDKGKIWDEIVEENGLVESKLEEIGGWWFVDLVLNEECPLDTMNKSKEHGFLGFRNSKNAFISWIYKIKASKIVP; encoded by the coding sequence aaaatttttgatgaagatgaaaattttcaaagtgTCGCTCTAATCATCGGAGTCACTGGCATCGTCGGCAATAGTCTCGCCGCGATCCTCCCTTGTGCCGATACTCCTGGCGGTCCTTGGAAGGTCTACGGCGTTGCACGCCGCCCTAGACCACCGTGGAATGTCAACGATCCGATTGAGTATATCCAATGTGACATATCGAATCGAGAAGAAACCCAATCTAGACTCACTCTTCTCACTGATATCACTCACGTTTTCTATGTTACTTGGGCGAATCGGCCAACAGAGGTTGAAAACTGTGAAATCAACggaaaaatgttacaaaatgtGCTCGATGCGATTATCCCCAATTGCCCCAATTTGTGTCATATCTGTTTGCAAACGGGTCTAAAACACTATCATGGTTCATTTGAATTGTTTGGAAAAATAGCACATGATACCCCATATCACGAGGGTTTGCCCCGTTTACCCGTACCCAATTTCTATTACACCCTGGAGGATATCTTGTTCGAggaggtgaagaaaaaagaaggaTTAACATGGTCAATTCATAGACCTGGGTTGATTTTTGGATTTTCACCGTATAGTATGATGAACATTATTGGAACTCTTTGTGTTTATGCAGCTATATGTAAACACGAGGGGTTGCCGTTGAGATTTCCAGGCTCTAAATGTGGGTGGGATGGTTATTCGATTTGTTCAGATGCAGATTTAATTGCGGAGCAGCATATCTGGGCATCAGTGGATCCAAACGCGAAGAATGAGGCGTTTAATATAAGCAATGGGGATGTGTTCCACTGGAAGCATTTGTGGAAAGTTTTAGGTAAGGAGTTTGAAGTGGAAATTGaagaatttgatgaaaataagaGATGGAGACTTGAGGAGATGATGAAGGATAAAGGAAAAATTTGGGATGAGATTGTGGAGGAGAATGGATTGGTAGAAAGTAAATTGGAGGAGATTGGAGGTTGGTGGTTTGTTGATCTTGTTCTCAATGAAGAGTGTCCATTGGATACTATGAATAAGAGCAAGGAACATGGTTTTTTGGGTTTTAGAAACTCCAAAAATGCCTTCATTTCATGGATTTATAAGATCAAAGCTTCCAAAATTGTTCCTTAG